Below is a genomic region from Ancylomarina subtilis.
CGTGTTTTTAATTTTTTCGATTGATGATCGAACCTGATAAGAGCTTTCATATTCGAATAAAGTGCTCAAAGCCGATTTGCATTCTTCTAAATATAAAGATAATGTATTAAAAACACCATCTGAAACATCTGACTGACAAGCCTTCAACCTTTTTTCCAGACTTAGTGTTTTCACATTCGGTAGTACGCTTATAAAATGATCTCTTGTCTGTCCGTTCTGCTCACTTACATGTATCCGGTAACCTCCAGGTATAAGCATCGATTTATCAAGTAATATTGTATCAGAAAAGAAACCTTTTTGATATTTCTTTTTGATGTTTTGCTTTGAAACTAGAGCATTCTCACCTGAATAGATGTTTACTCTAAATGTGTAGTTTGTATCCTTCTCCATAAAGCCTGCAAGCTTAATTCCAGGGTATTCGTTTGAAGGTATATTTCTACTTATCATCGATGTTTCGAAATGGTTTATATTTTGAGCTGGCATAAACTTAAGCTCCACATATTTTCTTTTGGAATTTTCACTCCAAATCAAAGCATCCTTTTTAAGGTAATGATGGTTGCATTCGTTTTCACCAATTGCCTTAGTAAAACGCAAGTTAAATCCAATACGATCTGAAAACCAAGGGTGGTAGGGCTGTGTAGATTGCCAAGGTAGTAGGAGTTCCATTGATACCTTATTGTTCCTTACTTTTGTTTTTAATTGCACCTCGTCCCCTAATTTTGGCGGAACCATTCCCACATCAAAATTGCTTCGCCAAATTCTTTTATGCCCCCAGGCTTTTTCATTAGGCGAAAAAGCTAAAACATTAAATTCTGTTGCATCAGAACCATCTGCCTGTGGTTTGCTTATGGTCATAAGAAACCCATCTCCATTCTGATAAGCGCGGTCTCTTGTAATCAGCTGACCATTGTCAATCTCCAGATACAGATATAAAAAAGAAGCACCGTAAGCCAGACTGTACTTCACATCTATTTCGGGATTATTTTTATTGGTTTTGTCAATAATTTTGAAAGGTTTCAACTGATTAATTATCTCATTATTATCTGCAATACCATCAATTCTAGGCGTGTTACCTATAAAATACACAAGCTCTTGAGTAGATGCTGTGTTTATTTGCATCGCAAATAAACCTATTAGAATTATCGTACGTAATGATTTCATTGGACTCTTGTTTTATGCGTTGTTTTAAGTTGATTTTACTGATGAAGTTAAAGCCTAACTAACCTCTATATGCAAGGCTTTCACAATAAACAAACTAGTTTTAGACTGATTTATTATGATTTTAAGGGACAAAATATAAAAGTACGTTGTAATCTAGAAACAAAAATCCTCGTAAGTATATACTTACGAGGATTACCGGTAGCCCCAACAGGACTCGAACCTGTATCTAGTGTTTAGGAAACACTTGTTCTATCCCTTGAACTATGGGGCCAATGCCCGACAAAAGTATCTAAATCTGATTAATTAACAAAACAAAAACAGGCCAGATAGGGGTTTATTCACAAGTGATTGAAATGAAAGTACAACTAATTGTTAAATGAATTATGAAAATAAACTTGCATTATACTAAACATATTTTGTAAGTTTGACATAAATTAAGTAAAAATATCATAAGTTAATTATCTAAATATTAATCATTCTAAAAAAAGGCAAACTCATATTATTCAACCCAATGAAGAAATTTATAATTATACTCTTTGTTACGTGCAGCCTATCAAGTCAAGCACAAAACACCAAAATTGCCGTACTCAAACAGTTCCTGTCAGACATTATAACAATAGACGGAAACCAGCTTAATCAACAGCAGCCTATCATAAGTATCAACAATATGGCACAAGCTAAGGCTGATAAAACTATTAAGATTAATCGTGAAAATATTTCCTCTGCATTACAAGAGGCACAGAATTACAAGTACTGCCTGATCAGCGTTGATGCACATACCTTGGTCAGAGTGATCAGCTTTAAGGATAGCAGTCCGAGTGGAGCTTGGCATGCAGCTATGCCACTGTGTAAGGGCTATATTCAAAGATCCGGGGTCCTTCATGAGCAAAAGGATTATCTTAAGAATTTAATTGGCAGACCGGATTCTCAGGTTCGGATGATGTATTTATTCAACTAATACAAGATCTGTTTTAAAGGTTTCTGCAGGTAAAAAAAAACGAGCCCTGATCGGAAGATCAGGGCTCGTTTTTTTATATTTTAAAATATCAATTATTTTGAAGAGCTATCCTTAATTAGAAAACGATCATAAAAGAATAAAGCTACAACTGCGATTAATCCAATCGAGAAAATAACGTACCAAATCTGCGAAGGATGGTATTTTTCCCAAAGATGGCGAGTCAATTCAACACTCGACATATTCATCTTTTGAGCAACCGTATCGAAATAAGCGTTATTTGAAAGCCCCGTTGGGATTGATAAATTAAGACTCATAGCCTCAGCTCTCACAAACTCAACCTTATCCGAAATTTTCTGGTAAACATCACCCGAAATCAAACCCGCCAATACATTACCAATAAATACAGGAATAAAAGAATACCCCATATAAATGGCCTTTTTATCAGCTGGTGCGATTCGACCAATGTATTCCGTAATTTTAGGAGAACCTGCCATTTCACCAATTGAGAAAATAAACATCGCAGCAATGGTGAACACCACATTCTGAGTTACCAATGTAAGCGTCATTCCGATAGCACAAACCAAGAAACCCACCATCATCGAACTCAGCGGTTTCATTCTCATCACAATGGACGAAACGATTATTTGAAAAACGATAATAAAGAGGGCATCAAAATTGGTGATAAACTCAGCCTCCATCTGTCCGTTAGCCATTCCGTAATTGTCACTGAAGAAAGGCATATACTCACTAAAGAATGCATAAACACTTGAGGTATCAACCCACTGTGCAATAAAAACAGGCAGAGTGAAAAACAACTGCAAATACATCGTCCAAAAACCTGACACAATCACCAGGAAGGTGATAAATTTAGTATCCTTAAAGATTCCTGTCGTATTATTAAAGACCGATTTATTCGATTCACCTATTGGCAGAGTATTAACATATTTAGCCCATCGAAAAGCAAACTGCTCGCCATATGGCAAAAATAAACGCACAATAAAGAGTGGACGTTCGATCAACCAAATCACAAGGAAAATCCCAAATAATGACATGAAGATAACAGTTGATGCCATCAGGGTTTGAATCAAATTCCAGATACTATTGCTTGCCGCCTCCTCCTTCTCAGCAGGTGTTTTAGGTTCATCGAAAAACAAAAGGAGGATGAAATTAACCAAAATCATTGCTGCCGAGATATAAAAAATCAGCTGCGATCCTTTAAACAACAAGGTAACCAAGGGACCAAAGAAGGCTCCAATATTCACCATCATATAAAAGATTCCAAAGCCGATGGAAGAGTTTTCGTCACTGGTGGTTTTAGCAACCGTTGCCGATACAATCGGTTTAAATAAGGCTGCACCCAGAGCCAAATACAAATAGGCAATAAAAACACCCGTATAGGTGTCTAATTGTGGTAAGAGAATAAAAGCGGAGATATAAATAAGGAAGGATAAAAATAGAACACGCTTGTAACCAAACTTATCGGCTATAGAGCCCGTAATTACGGGTAGAAAATAAAGAATACCTGTACCAACCCCCATAATCATACCCTTTTGCGACTGGGTAAACTCAAGTCCCCCTGCATCAGATGATCCGGTTAGGTAATTGGCAAAAAGCATAAAAAAACCATACCAGGCCCAACGCTCGAACAATTCAATTGTATTTGCTACCCAAAAGGTTCTTGGGAAACTCTTCAATACTTTAGCAACACTCATATCTATATTTTTTTCGGATTATAATCTGATCAAATAAGTTCGGGAATATACGTATAAGCTTTCAGGTAAAACATGATATTCAACACTTAGAATTTTATCACAATCCCATTGCCATTAAACAGCACTTTTTGATTTTTTCTTTTGTGAAAATAGAGCCCGGCAAAATAACCGATCCCTCCCCCTAAAACCACATCAGAAAACCAGTGGCGGTTGCGATACATACGCGCCAAACTCACTCCTGCAGGTACCACATAAAACCACTTGGAATATTCTTGTGCGAATGGTGTAAACACAGACCATGCCACAAAAGCATGTCCAGAAGGAAAAGATTTGGTTCCATTACGATTTCCATTAAAGGCAGCAAAGTGAAGAGAGCCTCGATTCATATCCGGACGCGAACGCCCGGCAATAAATTTGGTACTCTCTGTTAGGACTGCTCCACAAATCAAAGCTTTTGCTGAATTCATCGCCGTTGTGGCCAATCGTTCATCGTCTATAGCTGTGGCAATTACCCAGGTAGCCAATGTGGCTGGTGCCATATATTTTTTCTCTCCAAACTCATTACTGATATCCGTAAACCCATCCAAAATCGAATTCTGATTGTGCGTCATACCATCCTTAACCCATTCGTCCAATAAAAAAGCTGACCCTAAAAGGCCACCAAAAACCAACAAATTCTTCTTTGAAAACACCTCTTTCCCTAAACCGGGATTTAAGCATTGTGTTTTTTTTTCAGAAGAAAACTCTGAATAGTTTTCAACTTTTAGCTGAGCCTGAGATTGACTTAAAAAAAATATGAAGAATAGGCCGAAAAGGCTCCATGTCTTTTTTTTCAGAAGATTCATAACCGTTTTGTTTGAGACTTAACAAAAGTAAAAGAATTATTAGTCCTGAGAAACGAAAAGCTTTATTTCATCTAAATCCTTTTGTTTATAGGCTGTTTCACTAAGAACTCAACCGACTATATAGATATATAAACATACAAGAAAAACAAACAAAAAACTCAAGGATCCTACAAAACCAAAACATTAAACAACAATTAAATAAATGAAAAACCAATAACATAAAAACGTTAAACTAAGTTAACAACACAAAGCATCAACTTAAACATATTATTATTTAACTAATTTAGGAACGCTATTTAATTATGGACATAATTAAATAGCATCTAACACAAATTAAAATATTGAAATAACTATGAAACTAATCAGAAGAATTTGTCTAGGTAGTGCATTAATGCTTTCGAGTACAAGCATGCTCCTTGCGCAAAAAGCACCTGCTCTGGATGGAAATGTTCCTATGGACCCTAAGGTGAGAACTGGGAAACTGGCTAATGGCCTAAGCTACTATGTTCGCCACAACGAGGAACCCAAAGATCGTGCGAGCTTTTACATTGTACAAAATGTTGGTGCCATATTGGAAAACGATAATCAAAACGGTTTGGCACACTTTCTGGAAC
It encodes:
- a CDS encoding accessory Sec system protein Asp2, producing MKSLRTIILIGLFAMQINTASTQELVYFIGNTPRIDGIADNNEIINQLKPFKIIDKTNKNNPEIDVKYSLAYGASFLYLYLEIDNGQLITRDRAYQNGDGFLMTISKPQADGSDATEFNVLAFSPNEKAWGHKRIWRSNFDVGMVPPKLGDEVQLKTKVRNNKVSMELLLPWQSTQPYHPWFSDRIGFNLRFTKAIGENECNHHYLKKDALIWSENSKRKYVELKFMPAQNINHFETSMISRNIPSNEYPGIKLAGFMEKDTNYTFRVNIYSGENALVSKQNIKKKYQKGFFSDTILLDKSMLIPGGYRIHVSEQNGQTRDHFISVLPNVKTLSLEKRLKACQSDVSDGVFNTLSLYLEECKSALSTLFEYESSYQVRSSIEKIKNTIEKIENGEKPFENKKGVYRRAFVSEIDSSLRPYAVYVPKDYDGNKKYPLLVYLHGSSESEKSMFYTKAKVEEGFIMLAPNGRGTSNCYATDEAQTDINESIQDVIKNFNIDVDNIILSGFSMGGYGVYHTYHENPSRYKAIAVLSGHPNLGMDYGYKEGIDFREKKNLKIFKGVPAFIFHGKQDLSCNYNLTKNLITKLKNSGCHVTFITENIGHQSMSSANMKLYKEWLMKQVK
- a CDS encoding MFS transporter gives rise to the protein MSVAKVLKSFPRTFWVANTIELFERWAWYGFFMLFANYLTGSSDAGGLEFTQSQKGMIMGVGTGILYFLPVITGSIADKFGYKRVLFLSFLIYISAFILLPQLDTYTGVFIAYLYLALGAALFKPIVSATVAKTTSDENSSIGFGIFYMMVNIGAFFGPLVTLLFKGSQLIFYISAAMILVNFILLLFFDEPKTPAEKEEAASNSIWNLIQTLMASTVIFMSLFGIFLVIWLIERPLFIVRLFLPYGEQFAFRWAKYVNTLPIGESNKSVFNNTTGIFKDTKFITFLVIVSGFWTMYLQLFFTLPVFIAQWVDTSSVYAFFSEYMPFFSDNYGMANGQMEAEFITNFDALFIIVFQIIVSSIVMRMKPLSSMMVGFLVCAIGMTLTLVTQNVVFTIAAMFIFSIGEMAGSPKITEYIGRIAPADKKAIYMGYSFIPVFIGNVLAGLISGDVYQKISDKVEFVRAEAMSLNLSIPTGLSNNAYFDTVAQKMNMSSVELTRHLWEKYHPSQIWYVIFSIGLIAVVALFFYDRFLIKDSSSK
- a CDS encoding phosphatase PAP2 family protein; the protein is MNLLKKKTWSLFGLFFIFFLSQSQAQLKVENYSEFSSEKKTQCLNPGLGKEVFSKKNLLVFGGLLGSAFLLDEWVKDGMTHNQNSILDGFTDISNEFGEKKYMAPATLATWVIATAIDDERLATTAMNSAKALICGAVLTESTKFIAGRSRPDMNRGSLHFAAFNGNRNGTKSFPSGHAFVAWSVFTPFAQEYSKWFYVVPAGVSLARMYRNRHWFSDVVLGGGIGYFAGLYFHKRKNQKVLFNGNGIVIKF